A region of Phytohabitans rumicis DNA encodes the following proteins:
- a CDS encoding acyl-CoA dehydrogenase family protein produces MDFAPTAAQRDLAELTRDILADGFGPDEFDKPLWTKLAKAGVLAATLPPSAGGDGYGVLERCSVLVELGRAAAPVPFLPCISTAAAALGRFGDAAQMERWVAPAGRGDLVLAAAPTGSVRADRVDGRWVLTGDLTAVPAAPYADLILVPADGPGVFLVTPADDGVSVERQHVAGGAGAGWVSLAGTRLTDDRLLGGVDVADWLRAHATVGACAAQLGVTERALEMTAEYARTRVQFGRPIGTFQAVAQRLADAYIDVEAIRLTMWQAAWLLGEGLPCAAEVSTAKFWAADAGHRVAHAAVHVHGGVGIDLDAPLHRYFLAAKYYEFTLGTATDHLRALGATLAG; encoded by the coding sequence ATGGACTTCGCACCCACCGCCGCCCAGCGCGACCTCGCCGAGCTGACCCGGGACATCCTCGCCGACGGCTTCGGGCCGGACGAGTTCGACAAGCCACTGTGGACGAAGCTGGCCAAGGCCGGCGTGCTGGCCGCGACGCTCCCGCCCAGCGCCGGCGGCGACGGGTACGGCGTGCTGGAGCGCTGCTCCGTGCTCGTGGAGCTGGGCCGGGCGGCGGCCCCGGTGCCGTTCCTGCCCTGCATCTCCACCGCCGCCGCGGCGCTGGGCCGCTTCGGCGACGCCGCCCAGATGGAGCGCTGGGTCGCCCCGGCCGGCCGCGGCGACCTGGTGCTCGCGGCGGCGCCGACCGGCTCGGTACGCGCCGACCGCGTCGACGGCCGCTGGGTGCTCACCGGCGACCTCACCGCCGTGCCCGCGGCGCCGTACGCGGATCTGATCCTGGTGCCGGCGGACGGCCCGGGGGTCTTCCTCGTCACGCCCGCGGACGACGGCGTGAGCGTGGAACGGCAACACGTCGCCGGCGGCGCGGGCGCCGGCTGGGTATCGCTCGCCGGCACCCGGCTGACCGACGACCGCCTGCTCGGCGGGGTCGACGTCGCGGACTGGCTGCGCGCGCACGCCACGGTCGGCGCGTGCGCGGCCCAGCTCGGCGTGACCGAGCGCGCCCTGGAGATGACCGCCGAGTACGCCCGCACCCGGGTCCAGTTCGGCCGCCCGATCGGGACCTTCCAGGCGGTGGCGCAGCGGCTCGCCGACGCGTACATCGACGTGGAGGCGATCCGGCTGACCATGTGGCAGGCGGCGTGGCTGCTGGGCGAGGGGTTGCCGTGCGCGGCCGAGGTGAGCACGGCGAAGTTCTGGGCCGCCGACGCGGGTCACCGGGTCGCCCACGCCGCCGTCCACGTCCACGGCGGCGTCGGCATCGACCTGGACGCCCCGCTGCACCGCTACTTCCTGGCCGCCAAGTACTACGAGTTCACCCTCGGCACCGCGACCGACCACCTCCGCGCGCTGGGCGCCACCCTCGCCGGCTAG
- a CDS encoding acyl-CoA dehydrogenase family protein, producing MELRYTPEQERLRKELRGYFADLMTPELRAAFSSPDGEYGGGTAYRDVVRRLGRDGWLALGWPTEYGGGGRSRLDQLIFLDEAATAGAPIPFLTINTIGPTIMRYGTEAQRAHFLPRIAGGEIHFAIGYSEPDAGTDLAALRTRAVRDGDEYVVTGQKMWTSLIQYADYVWLACRTDPDAPRHKGLSILIVPTDAPGFSWTPVRTVAGPTTSATYYSDVRVPATALIGTENEGWPLITNQLNHERVALTSAAPIRTALREVTDWARETELSGGRRVIDQEWVQVHLARVHAKTEFLKLLNWRVAADRADAPGPAAASASKVYGTEFAIEAYRLLMEVLGANAYVRQGSRGALLHGRVERMHRASLILTFGGGTNEVQRDIIAAAGLGLPAARR from the coding sequence GTGGAGCTGCGCTACACACCCGAGCAGGAGCGGTTGCGCAAGGAGTTGCGCGGCTACTTCGCCGACCTCATGACACCGGAGCTGCGCGCGGCGTTCAGCTCTCCCGACGGCGAGTACGGCGGCGGCACCGCGTACCGCGACGTGGTGCGGCGTCTGGGCCGCGACGGCTGGCTGGCGCTGGGCTGGCCGACGGAGTATGGCGGCGGCGGCCGGTCCCGGCTGGACCAGCTCATCTTCCTGGACGAGGCGGCGACGGCCGGGGCGCCGATCCCGTTCCTGACCATCAACACCATCGGCCCGACCATCATGCGGTACGGCACGGAGGCGCAACGCGCCCACTTCCTGCCCCGGATCGCCGGCGGTGAGATCCACTTCGCCATCGGCTACTCCGAGCCGGACGCCGGCACCGACCTCGCGGCGCTGCGCACCCGCGCGGTGCGCGACGGCGACGAGTACGTCGTCACCGGGCAGAAGATGTGGACCAGCCTCATCCAGTACGCCGACTACGTGTGGCTCGCCTGCCGCACCGACCCGGACGCGCCACGCCACAAAGGACTGTCCATTCTCATCGTGCCGACCGACGCCCCGGGCTTCTCCTGGACGCCGGTGCGGACGGTGGCCGGCCCGACCACCAGCGCGACGTACTACTCCGACGTCCGGGTGCCCGCCACGGCGCTGATCGGCACGGAAAACGAGGGCTGGCCGCTGATCACCAACCAGCTCAACCACGAGCGGGTCGCGCTCACCTCGGCCGCCCCGATCCGTACCGCGCTGCGCGAGGTCACCGACTGGGCCCGGGAGACCGAGCTGTCCGGCGGCCGGCGGGTCATCGACCAGGAGTGGGTCCAGGTGCACCTGGCCCGGGTGCACGCCAAGACCGAGTTCCTCAAGCTGCTCAACTGGCGCGTCGCCGCCGACCGGGCCGACGCCCCCGGCCCCGCCGCCGCGTCGGCCAGCAAGGTGTACGGCACCGAGTTCGCCATCGAGGCGTACCGGCTGCTGATGGAGGTGCTCGGCGCCAACGCGTACGTCCGGCAGGGCTCGCGCGGTGCCCTGCTGCACGGCCGGGTCGAGCGCATGCACCGCGCGTCGCTGATCCTCACCTTCGGCGGTGGCACCAACGAGGTGCAGCGCGACATCATCGCCGCCGCCGGTCTCGGCCTGCCCGCCGCGCGCCGCTAG
- a CDS encoding acyl-CoA synthetase: MVANIADLFEHAVDAFPERLAVACGERAVTYAELEDHANRLAHYLSDHGVGPGTHVGLYVRNSIEAVTTMIAVYKLRAVVINVNYRYVENELQYLFDDAEVAALVHDRQYADRVAAVLPEAPTVRTAVAIPDGSDADIARYGGVTYEDALAAGSPVRDFGERSPEDIYMLYTGGTTGYPKGVIWRHEDVWRVLGGGIDFMTGIPVEDEWAQIKRGAELGGMARLCLAPLIHGNAQWAALAAMFGGDTVVLVPQFDPAEIWRVIERRKVNVVVLIGDAMARPMIETYLAGEYDASSLFAISSSAALFSPAVKQQYVDAFPAVMITDSIGASEVGFAGIGLVTGDGEKADGPRVMPGPNIIVVDDHGQKAPPGVVGRLARGGHIPLGYYKDPDKTAALLIEVDGVRYAMPGDFARIEEDGTITLLGRGNTCVNTGGEKVYPEEVEGALKAHPDIFDALVIGVPDERLGQRVAALIQPRDGRTVDQAGLDAHLRTHIAGYKVPRSVWFVDEIGRTPAGKADYRWAHRYAAEH, from the coding sequence ATGGTGGCCAACATAGCCGACCTCTTCGAGCACGCCGTCGACGCGTTCCCCGAACGCCTCGCGGTGGCCTGCGGCGAGCGTGCGGTGACCTATGCCGAGCTGGAGGACCACGCCAACCGCCTGGCCCACTACCTGAGTGACCATGGCGTCGGTCCGGGCACGCACGTGGGTCTCTACGTGCGCAACTCGATCGAGGCGGTAACGACCATGATCGCGGTGTACAAGCTGCGCGCCGTGGTCATCAACGTCAACTATCGGTACGTCGAGAACGAGTTGCAGTACCTTTTCGACGACGCGGAGGTCGCCGCGCTGGTGCACGACCGGCAATACGCCGACCGCGTCGCGGCCGTCCTGCCGGAGGCGCCCACCGTCCGCACCGCTGTCGCGATCCCCGACGGCAGCGACGCCGACATCGCCCGCTACGGCGGCGTGACGTACGAGGACGCGCTGGCCGCCGGATCGCCCGTGCGCGACTTCGGCGAGCGCTCGCCCGAGGACATCTACATGCTCTACACGGGCGGCACGACGGGGTACCCGAAGGGCGTGATCTGGCGCCACGAGGACGTCTGGCGCGTGCTGGGCGGCGGCATCGACTTCATGACCGGCATCCCGGTCGAGGACGAGTGGGCGCAGATCAAGCGCGGCGCGGAGCTGGGCGGGATGGCGCGGCTGTGCCTCGCCCCGCTGATCCACGGCAACGCGCAGTGGGCGGCGCTGGCGGCCATGTTCGGCGGCGACACGGTGGTGCTGGTGCCGCAGTTCGACCCGGCCGAGATCTGGCGGGTCATCGAGCGGCGCAAGGTGAACGTGGTGGTGCTCATCGGCGACGCGATGGCCCGGCCGATGATCGAGACCTACCTCGCCGGCGAGTACGACGCCTCGTCGCTGTTCGCCATCTCCAGCAGCGCGGCCCTGTTCTCCCCGGCGGTCAAGCAGCAGTACGTCGACGCGTTCCCCGCCGTCATGATCACGGACTCGATCGGGGCGTCGGAGGTCGGCTTCGCCGGGATCGGGCTGGTCACCGGCGATGGCGAAAAGGCGGATGGGCCCCGCGTGATGCCCGGCCCGAACATCATCGTGGTCGACGACCACGGCCAAAAGGCGCCACCCGGCGTCGTCGGCCGGCTGGCCCGCGGCGGGCACATCCCGCTCGGCTACTACAAGGACCCGGACAAGACGGCCGCGCTGCTGATCGAGGTGGACGGCGTCCGGTACGCGATGCCCGGCGACTTCGCCCGCATCGAGGAGGACGGCACGATCACCCTGCTCGGCCGCGGCAACACGTGCGTCAACACCGGCGGCGAGAAGGTCTATCCCGAGGAGGTGGAGGGCGCGCTCAAGGCGCACCCGGACATCTTCGACGCGCTCGTCATCGGCGTACCGGACGAGCGGCTCGGGCAGCGCGTGGCCGCCCTGATCCAGCCGCGCGACGGGCGCACCGTCGACCAGGCCGGTCTCGACGCCCACCTACGCACGCACATCGCCGGATACAAGGTGCCGCGCAGCGTGTGGTTCGTGGACGAGATCGGGCGCACGCCCGCCGGCAAGGCCGACTACCGCTGGGCCCACCGGTACGCCGCCGAACACTGA
- a CDS encoding SDR family oxidoreductase: protein MDPLDFTGRAVLVTGGTRGIGAGIARAFLAAGAQVMVCGRKEPAALPDVDGRATRFVAADVRDPAQAAGLVDAAVAEFGRLDVVVNNAGGAPYADAASVSPRFHAKVIELNLIAPLHISQAANAVMREQPEGGAIVMIGSVSGVRPSPGTAAYGAAKAGLHHLAASLAVEWAPKVRLNSLAVGMVATELSTVHYGDADGVATVARTVPLGRMATPEDVAGACLFLASPLASYVTGATLTIHGGGEWPAYLRVQ, encoded by the coding sequence ATGGACCCCCTCGACTTCACCGGCCGCGCGGTGCTCGTCACCGGCGGCACCCGCGGCATCGGCGCCGGCATCGCGCGGGCATTCCTGGCCGCGGGCGCGCAGGTCATGGTGTGCGGCCGCAAGGAGCCGGCGGCACTGCCCGATGTGGACGGCCGGGCGACCCGGTTCGTCGCGGCCGACGTGCGGGACCCCGCGCAGGCGGCCGGACTGGTCGACGCCGCGGTGGCGGAGTTCGGCCGGCTGGACGTGGTCGTCAACAACGCCGGCGGCGCGCCGTACGCGGACGCCGCGAGCGTCTCGCCGCGCTTCCACGCCAAGGTGATCGAGCTCAACCTGATCGCCCCGCTGCACATATCCCAGGCGGCCAACGCGGTCATGCGGGAGCAGCCCGAGGGCGGCGCGATCGTCATGATCGGGAGCGTGAGCGGGGTGCGCCCGTCCCCGGGGACGGCGGCGTACGGCGCGGCCAAGGCGGGACTGCACCACCTGGCCGCCAGCCTGGCCGTGGAGTGGGCGCCGAAGGTACGGCTGAACAGCCTGGCGGTCGGTATGGTGGCCACCGAGCTGTCCACTGTGCACTACGGCGACGCGGACGGGGTGGCGACGGTCGCGCGTACCGTGCCGCTGGGCCGGATGGCCACACCCGAGGACGTGGCCGGCGCGTGCCTGTTCCTCGCCTCGCCGCTGGCGTCGTACGTCACCGGCGCGACTCTGACCATCCATGGCGGTGGGGAGTGGCCCGCGTACCTGCGCGTACAGTAA
- a CDS encoding acetyl-CoA C-acetyltransferase yields MFYNSGRGEAYLVGAVRTPVGKRGGGLAGAHPADLGGHVIAALLERAGADPAAVDDVIFGCVDTLGPQSGDVARTCWLAAGLPEHVPGVTVDRQCGSAQQAVHFAAQAVMSGTADLVVAGGVQNMSQVPIASAMGETGPYAGSAGWAARYGDQEVSQFRSADLIAAKWGIERAELEAYALASHRRAVRAIDQGRFAAEVVAYGQCTVDECPRRDTSAEKMAALAPLRPGGVTTAAVSSQISDGASAVLVASEKALREYGLRPRARVHHLSARGDDPVLMLTAPIPATEHALRRAGMRLDDMDLIEINEAFASVVLAWQRELGADLDRVNANGGAIALGHPLGSTGTRLMTTLLHELERTGGRYGLQTMCEGGGQANVTVIERL; encoded by the coding sequence GTGTTCTACAATAGCGGGAGAGGCGAGGCGTATCTCGTCGGCGCGGTCCGGACACCGGTGGGCAAGCGCGGTGGCGGATTGGCCGGGGCGCACCCGGCGGACCTGGGCGGGCACGTCATCGCGGCGCTGCTGGAGCGGGCCGGGGCGGATCCGGCGGCGGTGGACGACGTCATCTTCGGCTGCGTCGACACGCTCGGCCCGCAGTCCGGCGACGTCGCGCGTACCTGCTGGCTCGCGGCCGGCCTGCCGGAGCACGTGCCCGGGGTGACGGTCGACCGGCAGTGCGGCTCCGCCCAGCAGGCCGTGCACTTCGCCGCCCAGGCGGTCATGAGCGGCACCGCCGACCTCGTCGTCGCGGGTGGCGTGCAAAACATGAGCCAGGTGCCGATCGCCAGCGCGATGGGGGAGACCGGGCCGTACGCCGGGTCGGCCGGGTGGGCGGCGCGCTACGGGGACCAGGAGGTGTCCCAGTTCCGCAGCGCCGACCTCATCGCGGCCAAGTGGGGGATCGAGCGGGCCGAGTTGGAGGCGTACGCGCTCGCCAGCCACCGGCGGGCCGTCCGCGCGATCGACCAGGGCCGGTTCGCCGCCGAGGTCGTCGCCTATGGACAGTGCACGGTGGACGAGTGCCCCCGCCGGGACACCTCGGCGGAGAAGATGGCCGCGCTCGCCCCGCTGCGCCCCGGCGGGGTCACCACCGCCGCCGTGTCCAGCCAGATCTCGGACGGCGCCAGCGCCGTCCTCGTGGCCTCCGAAAAGGCACTGCGCGAGTACGGCTTGCGTCCGCGCGCCCGCGTACACCACCTGAGCGCCCGCGGGGACGACCCCGTGCTCATGCTCACCGCGCCGATCCCGGCGACCGAGCACGCGCTGCGCCGGGCCGGGATGCGCCTCGACGACATGGACCTGATCGAGATCAACGAGGCGTTCGCCAGCGTCGTACTGGCATGGCAGCGGGAGCTGGGCGCCGACCTGGACCGGGTCAACGCCAACGGCGGCGCGATCGCGCTCGGCCACCCGCTCGGCTCGACCGGCACCCGGCTGATGACGACGCTGCTGCACGAGCTGGAGCGCACTGGCGGCCGGTACGGCCTGCAGACCATGTGCGAGGGCGGCGGCCAGGCCAACGTCACCGTCATCGAACGGCTCTAA
- a CDS encoding CoA transferase subunit A produces the protein MADKVMGVADVIGELRSGMTIGIGGWGSRRKPMALVRGILRSDLTDLTVVSYGGPDVGLLVAAGRVRRLVCGFVSLDSIPLEPHFRRARQEGALQLTEVDEGMLYWGLLAAANRLPFLPIRAGLGSDVLRVNPELRLVRSPYDDGEELVAMPALRLDAALIHLNRADRYGNGQYLGPDPYFDDLFCLAATRRYLSCERLVDTKELLSGGPPQSLLVNRMMVDGVVETPRGAHFTSCVPDYDRDEAFQREYAAAAADPEAWERFRSTYLDGDEAGYQAALS, from the coding sequence ATGGCGGACAAGGTGATGGGCGTCGCCGACGTCATCGGGGAGCTGCGCTCCGGCATGACGATCGGCATCGGCGGCTGGGGCTCGCGCCGCAAGCCGATGGCGCTGGTGCGCGGCATCCTGCGATCCGACCTGACCGACCTGACCGTGGTGTCGTACGGCGGGCCGGATGTCGGCCTGCTGGTCGCCGCCGGGCGGGTGCGCCGGCTGGTGTGCGGCTTCGTCTCGCTGGACAGCATCCCGCTGGAGCCGCACTTCCGCCGGGCCCGCCAGGAGGGCGCCCTCCAACTGACCGAAGTGGACGAGGGCATGCTCTACTGGGGCCTGCTGGCCGCCGCCAACCGGCTGCCGTTCCTGCCGATCCGGGCCGGCCTCGGCTCCGACGTGCTGCGGGTCAACCCGGAGCTGCGGCTGGTGCGCTCGCCGTACGACGACGGCGAGGAACTGGTCGCCATGCCGGCACTGCGCCTGGACGCCGCCCTCATCCACCTCAACCGCGCCGACAGGTACGGCAACGGCCAGTACCTCGGGCCGGACCCGTACTTCGACGACCTGTTCTGCCTCGCCGCCACCCGGCGGTACCTGTCCTGCGAGCGACTGGTCGACACCAAGGAACTGCTCTCCGGAGGCCCGCCGCAGAGCCTGCTGGTCAACCGGATGATGGTCGACGGCGTCGTGGAGACCCCGCGCGGGGCGCACTTCACCAGCTGCGTGCCCGACTACGACCGGGACGAGGCGTTCCAGCGCGAGTACGCCGCCGCCGCGGCCGACCCCGAGGCGTGGGAACGGTTCCGGTCGACCTATCTGGACGGTGACGAGGCCGGCTACCAGGCGGCCCTGTCATGA
- a CDS encoding enoyl-CoA hydratase family protein has product MGIQVRTDGSGVAEVIIDFPPVNALPSDGWFTLADALTATGADPAVHAVVLAAEGRGFCAGVDIKEMQRTPGHAALIAANRGCFAAFAAVYDCAVPVIAAVHGFCLGGGVGLAGNADLLVAAEDSTFGLPEVDRGALGAATHLARLVPHHLMRAMVYTCRTVTGADLHRYGSVLQVVPAGGDVRAAARAVAAEIAAKDPTVIRRAKESLNGIDPIDVKRSYRFEQGFTFELNLDGVADRARQRFVDERSGG; this is encoded by the coding sequence GTGGGCATCCAGGTCCGTACCGACGGGTCCGGCGTCGCCGAGGTGATCATCGACTTCCCGCCGGTCAACGCGCTGCCGTCCGACGGCTGGTTCACCCTCGCCGACGCCTTGACCGCGACCGGCGCCGATCCGGCCGTGCACGCCGTCGTGCTGGCCGCCGAGGGCCGGGGGTTCTGCGCCGGCGTCGACATCAAGGAGATGCAGCGCACGCCCGGCCACGCGGCGCTGATCGCCGCCAACCGGGGCTGCTTCGCCGCCTTCGCCGCCGTGTACGACTGCGCGGTGCCGGTGATCGCGGCGGTGCACGGCTTCTGTCTCGGCGGCGGCGTCGGCCTGGCCGGCAACGCCGACCTGCTGGTCGCCGCCGAAGACTCCACCTTCGGGCTGCCGGAGGTCGACCGGGGCGCGCTCGGCGCCGCCACCCACCTGGCCCGCCTGGTCCCGCACCACCTGATGCGCGCGATGGTCTACACCTGCCGCACGGTCACCGGCGCCGACCTGCACCGCTACGGCTCGGTGCTGCAGGTCGTGCCCGCCGGCGGCGACGTACGCGCCGCCGCCCGCGCGGTGGCGGCCGAGATCGCCGCCAAGGACCCCACCGTCATCCGCCGGGCCAAGGAGTCGCTCAACGGCATCGACCCGATCGACGTGAAGCGGTCGTACCGGTTCGAGCAGGGCTTCACGTTCGAGCTCAACCTGGACGGGGTCGCCGACCGGGCCCGGCAGCGCTTCGTCGACGAGCGATCGGGCGGCTGA
- a CDS encoding crotonase/enoyl-CoA hydratase family protein yields MEEPHALVERRGHVLVVTMNRPHARNALSAPMMAIMREAWDQVDSDPDIRVCILTGAGGAFCAGADLKAMTASHPGDGFRANGTDLTVIEPLLKGRRLTKPLIAAVEGPAIAGGTEILQATDVRVAGASARFGVSEARWGLFPLGGSAVRLPRQVPYTVAADILLTGRHLTAAEAKEIGLIGHVVPDGQALAKALELAEMIAANGPLAVQAILRTIRETEGMPENEAFTVEARLGISVFQSRDAKEGPRAFAEKRTPLFEGR; encoded by the coding sequence GTGGAAGAGCCTCATGCCCTTGTCGAGCGCCGGGGGCACGTCCTCGTCGTCACGATGAACCGGCCGCATGCCCGCAACGCGCTCTCCGCGCCGATGATGGCCATCATGCGCGAGGCGTGGGACCAGGTCGACAGCGATCCGGACATCCGGGTGTGCATCCTGACCGGCGCGGGCGGCGCCTTCTGCGCGGGCGCCGACCTCAAGGCGATGACGGCCAGCCACCCCGGCGACGGGTTCCGCGCCAACGGCACCGACCTGACCGTCATCGAGCCGCTGCTCAAGGGCCGCCGGCTGACCAAGCCGCTGATCGCCGCCGTGGAGGGGCCGGCGATCGCGGGCGGCACCGAGATCCTGCAGGCGACCGACGTACGCGTCGCCGGCGCGAGCGCCCGCTTCGGCGTCTCCGAGGCGCGGTGGGGCCTGTTCCCGCTGGGCGGTTCGGCGGTGCGGCTGCCCCGCCAGGTGCCCTACACGGTGGCCGCCGACATCCTGCTCACCGGCCGGCACCTGACCGCCGCCGAGGCAAAGGAAATCGGGTTGATCGGTCACGTCGTACCCGATGGGCAGGCGCTGGCGAAGGCGCTGGAGCTGGCCGAGATGATCGCGGCCAACGGTCCGCTGGCCGTGCAGGCGATCCTGCGCACCATCCGGGAGACCGAGGGCATGCCGGAGAACGAGGCGTTCACAGTGGAGGCTCGGCTCGGGATCTCGGTCTTCCAGAGCCGGGACGCGAAGGAGGGCCCACGCGCGTTCGCCGAGAAGCGCACCCCTCTCTTTGAGGGGCGCTGA
- a CDS encoding NAD(P)H-dependent flavin oxidoreductase, whose product MHTALCDLLDIEHPIVGFSPSEHVVAAISRAGGLGVLGCVRFNDPDELDATLSWLDEETGGRPYGVDVVMPTHGPAEGTTVDLDKLIPDGHRDFVQRTLLKLGVPPLPDGESAGDGVLGWLHSVARSHVEVALAHRPRLIANALGPPPADVIDRAHEHGLLVAALAGRADHARSHVAGGVDIVVAQGYEAGGHTGEIASMVLVPEVVDAVGDQAPVLAAGGIGSGRQIAAALALGAVGVWMGSAWLITEEYAFGAAQPALRQALLDATSADTVRSRVYSGKPARLLRNRWTQAWTESGAPEPLPMPLQNLLVSEAHNRLMRAGDPTVVPMPVGQIVGRMNKVRPVADVMAALVTEADETLKRLGSL is encoded by the coding sequence TTGCACACCGCGCTGTGCGACCTGCTCGACATCGAGCACCCGATCGTCGGATTCAGCCCGTCCGAGCACGTCGTCGCGGCCATCAGTCGCGCCGGCGGGCTCGGCGTGCTGGGCTGCGTGCGCTTCAACGACCCGGACGAACTCGACGCCACACTGTCCTGGTTGGACGAAGAGACCGGCGGCCGCCCGTACGGCGTGGACGTCGTCATGCCGACCCACGGGCCGGCCGAGGGCACCACGGTCGACCTGGACAAGCTGATCCCGGACGGGCACCGCGACTTCGTCCAGCGCACCCTGCTCAAGCTGGGCGTGCCGCCGCTGCCCGACGGGGAGTCCGCCGGCGACGGCGTGCTCGGCTGGCTGCACTCGGTCGCCCGGTCGCACGTCGAGGTGGCGCTCGCGCACCGGCCGCGGCTGATCGCCAACGCGCTCGGCCCGCCGCCCGCCGACGTCATCGATCGGGCCCACGAGCACGGCCTGCTGGTGGCCGCGCTGGCCGGGCGTGCCGACCACGCCCGCAGCCATGTGGCGGGCGGCGTCGACATCGTGGTGGCCCAGGGCTACGAGGCCGGCGGGCACACCGGCGAGATCGCGAGCATGGTCCTCGTACCCGAGGTCGTGGACGCGGTCGGCGACCAGGCTCCGGTGCTCGCGGCCGGCGGGATCGGCAGCGGCCGCCAGATCGCGGCCGCGCTGGCGCTCGGAGCCGTGGGCGTGTGGATGGGGTCGGCCTGGCTGATCACCGAGGAGTACGCGTTCGGCGCGGCCCAGCCGGCGCTGCGCCAGGCCCTGCTGGACGCCACCTCCGCCGACACGGTCCGCAGCCGGGTCTACTCCGGCAAGCCGGCGCGGCTGCTGCGCAACCGGTGGACGCAGGCGTGGACCGAGTCCGGCGCCCCCGAGCCGCTGCCGATGCCGCTGCAGAACCTGCTGGTGAGCGAGGCGCACAACCGCCTCATGCGCGCCGGCGACCCGACGGTGGTCCCGATGCCGGTGGGCCAGATCGTCGGCCGCATGAACAAGGTCCGCCCGGTCGCCGACGTGATGGCGGCCCTGGTGACCGAGGCCGACGAGACGCTCAAGCGCCTGGGCTCCCTCTGA
- a CDS encoding NAD(P)H-dependent flavin oxidoreductase has translation MKTRLTELFGVRHPIVQTGMGYVAGARLVAATSKAGGLGIIASATMSLDELRTAVREVRERTDAPFGVNLRADAPDAAERVELIIAERVRVASFALAPTRDLIRRCADAGVLTVPSVGALRHAVKVAGWGVDAVIVQGGEGGGHTGPIPTGLLLPQVVDAVDIPVVAAGGFFDGRGLVAALAYGASGIAMGTRFLLTSDSPVADAVKQVYLSKSLTDTVVTTQVDGVPHRVLRTPFVDRLERSGRVAGAVRALRHAAGFRKLSGLSWPQLLRAGRAARHGRELTMGQLLMAANTPMLLRAAMVDGRPDLGVMSAGQVVGLIDDLPSCAELIERVMHEADDCLDRLRAVR, from the coding sequence GTGAAAACCCGTCTCACCGAGCTGTTCGGCGTCCGGCACCCGATCGTGCAGACCGGGATGGGGTACGTCGCCGGCGCCCGCCTCGTCGCGGCCACCTCGAAGGCGGGCGGCCTGGGAATCATCGCCTCCGCCACGATGAGCCTCGACGAGCTGCGCACCGCCGTCCGCGAGGTACGCGAGCGCACGGACGCGCCGTTCGGGGTGAACCTGCGCGCGGACGCACCGGACGCCGCCGAGCGGGTCGAGCTCATCATCGCCGAGCGGGTCCGGGTGGCCTCGTTCGCGCTGGCGCCCACCCGGGACCTGATCCGCAGGTGCGCCGACGCCGGCGTCCTGACTGTGCCGTCAGTCGGCGCGCTGCGGCACGCGGTGAAGGTGGCTGGCTGGGGCGTGGACGCGGTCATCGTGCAGGGCGGCGAGGGCGGTGGGCACACCGGCCCGATCCCGACCGGCCTGCTGCTGCCGCAGGTCGTCGACGCGGTGGACATCCCGGTGGTGGCGGCCGGCGGGTTCTTCGACGGGCGCGGGCTGGTGGCCGCCCTGGCGTACGGGGCGTCCGGGATCGCGATGGGCACCCGGTTCCTGCTGACCAGCGACAGCCCGGTCGCCGACGCCGTCAAGCAGGTCTACCTGAGCAAGTCGCTCACCGACACGGTGGTGACCACGCAGGTGGACGGCGTGCCGCACCGGGTGCTGCGTACCCCGTTCGTGGACCGGCTGGAACGCTCCGGCCGCGTCGCCGGGGCGGTCCGGGCGCTGCGCCACGCGGCGGGGTTCCGCAAGCTGTCCGGGCTGTCGTGGCCACAGCTGCTGCGCGCCGGGCGGGCCGCCCGGCACGGCCGCGAGCTGACGATGGGCCAGCTGCTGATGGCCGCCAACACCCCGATGCTGCTGCGCGCGGCCATGGTGGACGGTCGCCCCGACCTCGGCGTCATGTCTGCCGGTCAGGTGGTGGGGCTGATCGACGACCTGCCGTCCTGCGCGGAGCTCATCGAGCGCGTCATGCACGAGGCCGACGACTGCTTGGATCGCCTTAGAGCCGTTCGATGA